From one Plantibacter flavus genomic stretch:
- a CDS encoding PHP domain-containing protein, whose product MHGPADLHTHSSVSDGTETPTQLMRAAGAAGLGTIALTDHDSTAGWAEAAVESRRQGITLLPGMELSTRYEWRSVHLLAYLIDPLNGDLLQETAKIRESRLRRAEGIVARIGDDYPLSWSDVLAQTREGATVGRPHIADALVALGIVADRGEAFDGILHPRTGYYAPHYAPDPLTAVKLVRAAGGVPVIAHPVPAGRDRMLPEPYFRELADAGLFGLEIEHRENTEEGKVVVRRIASELGLVATGSSDYHGTGKPNRLGENTTDIDVVRRIVGEATGSAPVLPD is encoded by the coding sequence ATGCACGGCCCCGCCGATCTGCACACGCACTCGAGCGTCTCGGACGGCACGGAGACGCCGACGCAGCTGATGCGCGCTGCCGGTGCCGCAGGGCTCGGCACGATCGCCCTCACCGACCACGACTCCACCGCCGGCTGGGCCGAGGCGGCCGTCGAGTCGCGTCGCCAGGGCATCACGCTACTCCCCGGAATGGAACTGAGCACCCGCTACGAGTGGCGGAGTGTGCACCTGCTCGCGTACCTCATCGATCCGCTGAACGGCGACCTGCTCCAGGAGACCGCGAAGATCCGGGAGTCCCGGCTCCGGCGGGCCGAAGGCATCGTGGCACGCATCGGTGACGACTACCCGCTGTCCTGGTCGGACGTCCTCGCGCAGACCCGCGAAGGCGCGACTGTCGGCCGGCCCCACATCGCCGACGCCCTCGTCGCCCTCGGGATCGTGGCCGACCGTGGTGAAGCCTTCGACGGCATCCTGCATCCGCGCACCGGGTACTACGCGCCGCACTACGCGCCCGACCCGCTCACGGCGGTCAAGCTCGTCCGCGCCGCCGGTGGTGTCCCGGTGATCGCCCACCCGGTCCCGGCCGGTCGCGACCGGATGCTGCCCGAGCCGTACTTCCGCGAGCTCGCCGATGCGGGTCTGTTCGGGCTCGAGATCGAGCACCGCGAGAACACCGAGGAGGGCAAGGTCGTCGTGCGCCGGATCGCCTCAGAGCTGGGCCTCGTCGCTACCGGCTCGAGCGACTATCACGGCACCGGTAAGCCGAACCGCCTCGGCGAGAACACCACGGACATCGACGTGGTCCGGCGCATCGTGGGCGAGGCCACCGGCTCGGCGCCCGTCCTGCCCGACTGA
- a CDS encoding endonuclease/exonuclease/phosphatase family protein produces MLKTVGGVIAAVLAIATTALLVVAVLPGLFGLEQAQVVVQLSAFRLVVAIAAAGGALLCLVTTILVRGSLRVLPAFLAVVLAAVSVTGAVVTANRGVDDQMVAGEATDLADQVTVLAWNTLGDAVDPGTIAAIAVREGADVVALPETSSDTAAVVAATMTAAGRPMVAHSTTADAGGTSLLISTGLGEYAVRVPTATGPTAIERSETLIADPVLGRGPTLVAVHTTAPLPSRLDDWRSELADLADRCTDDADMIMAGDFNATLDHLAGLRGVGDLGACHDAAAADAAAGLGTWPTELPAVLGAPIDHVMASPGWVTVSARVLTDVDGTGSDHRPVVATLLPRTAG; encoded by the coding sequence GTGCTGAAGACCGTCGGTGGCGTCATCGCGGCCGTGCTCGCGATCGCGACCACGGCCCTGCTGGTCGTGGCCGTCCTCCCCGGTCTGTTCGGTCTCGAACAGGCCCAGGTCGTCGTCCAACTGAGCGCGTTCCGCCTCGTCGTGGCGATCGCCGCCGCCGGCGGCGCCCTCCTCTGCCTCGTGACGACGATCCTGGTCCGGGGATCCCTCCGCGTGCTCCCCGCCTTCCTGGCGGTCGTCCTCGCCGCGGTCTCGGTCACCGGCGCCGTCGTCACCGCCAACCGCGGGGTCGACGATCAGATGGTCGCCGGTGAGGCGACCGATCTCGCGGATCAGGTCACGGTCCTCGCCTGGAACACCCTCGGCGACGCCGTCGACCCCGGGACGATCGCGGCGATCGCGGTGCGTGAGGGCGCCGACGTCGTCGCCCTCCCGGAGACCTCGTCCGACACCGCGGCGGTCGTCGCCGCCACGATGACCGCCGCCGGACGGCCGATGGTGGCGCATTCGACCACCGCCGACGCAGGAGGGACGAGCCTCCTCATCAGCACCGGACTCGGCGAGTACGCGGTCCGCGTACCGACGGCGACCGGGCCGACCGCCATCGAACGCTCGGAGACCCTCATCGCCGATCCGGTCCTCGGTCGCGGACCGACCCTCGTCGCCGTCCACACCACGGCCCCACTGCCGAGTCGGCTCGACGACTGGCGCTCGGAACTCGCCGATCTCGCCGACCGCTGCACCGACGACGCGGACATGATCATGGCCGGTGACTTCAACGCGACGCTCGACCACCTCGCCGGACTGCGCGGCGTCGGCGACCTGGGCGCATGCCACGACGCCGCCGCGGCCGACGCGGCAGCCGGGCTCGGTACCTGGCCGACCGAGCTCCCGGCGGTCCTCGGCGCGCCGATCGACCATGTCATGGCGTCACCGGGATGGGTCACCGTGTCGGCTCGCGTGCTCACCGACGTCGACGGCACCGGCAGCGATCACCGGCCCGTGGTCGCGACGCTGCTCCCCCGCACGGCGGGCTGA
- a CDS encoding aminopeptidase P family protein: MATSADTSSSNTVQTEATSNRAAAWSEGFRAFIGTGWADRPEVLPEPRETAGLAAARRERLSAQFPGQRLVLPAGGMKQRSNDTDYLYRAHSAFSYYTGWAADTEPDSVLVLDPEGSGHTATLYFRERAGRDTDEFYTNAAIGEFWIGARPSLAQVAADLAVTTADLSAFTADAADLTVDVDDELTRAVSEMRLVKDAYEIAQMRLAVDATARGFDDVIAELPKILAHERGERIVEGVFAGRARADGNGVGYETIAAAGPHACILHWTRNDGRVVPGDLILIDAGVELDSYYTADITRTLPVSGTFTEVQRRVYEAVREAADEAFAIVRPGIRFREVHAAAMAVIARKTAEWGLLPVTAEEALLKENEQHRRYMVHGTSHHLGTDVHDCAQARREMYADAVIEPGMVFTIEPGLYFQVDDLTVPEEYRGIGVRIEDDILVTEDGAENLSAGIPRTADEVEAWLAR; encoded by the coding sequence ATGGCGACTTCCGCAGACACATCCAGTTCGAACACCGTCCAGACCGAGGCGACCTCCAACCGGGCGGCCGCCTGGTCCGAGGGCTTCCGTGCCTTCATCGGCACCGGGTGGGCGGACCGCCCCGAGGTCCTGCCGGAGCCGCGGGAGACCGCCGGCCTGGCAGCGGCTCGTCGTGAACGCCTGTCCGCTCAGTTCCCCGGTCAGCGTCTCGTCCTCCCCGCGGGCGGGATGAAGCAGCGGTCGAACGACACCGACTACCTGTACCGGGCGCACTCCGCCTTCTCGTACTACACCGGCTGGGCGGCCGACACCGAGCCCGACAGCGTCCTCGTGCTCGATCCCGAGGGGTCCGGCCACACCGCGACGCTGTACTTCCGAGAGCGAGCGGGCCGCGACACCGACGAGTTCTACACGAACGCCGCGATCGGCGAGTTCTGGATCGGTGCGCGTCCGTCGCTCGCCCAGGTGGCGGCCGACCTCGCGGTCACGACCGCCGACCTCTCGGCGTTCACGGCCGACGCCGCCGATCTCACGGTCGACGTCGACGACGAGCTGACGCGCGCCGTGTCGGAGATGCGCCTCGTGAAGGACGCCTACGAGATCGCGCAGATGCGTCTCGCCGTCGACGCGACCGCGCGCGGCTTCGACGACGTCATCGCCGAACTCCCGAAGATCCTCGCTCACGAGCGCGGCGAGCGCATCGTCGAGGGCGTCTTCGCCGGGCGGGCTCGCGCCGATGGGAACGGCGTCGGGTACGAGACCATCGCCGCCGCCGGACCGCACGCCTGCATCCTCCACTGGACACGCAACGACGGACGGGTCGTCCCGGGCGACCTCATCCTCATCGACGCCGGCGTCGAGCTCGACAGCTACTACACCGCCGACATCACCCGCACGCTCCCGGTGTCCGGCACGTTCACCGAGGTCCAGCGCAGGGTCTACGAAGCCGTCCGCGAGGCGGCCGACGAGGCCTTCGCCATCGTCCGCCCCGGCATCCGGTTCCGCGAGGTGCACGCGGCCGCGATGGCGGTCATCGCACGCAAGACCGCCGAGTGGGGCCTGCTCCCCGTCACCGCTGAGGAAGCGCTCCTGAAGGAGAACGAGCAGCACCGGCGGTACATGGTGCACGGGACGAGCCACCACCTCGGCACCGACGTGCACGACTGCGCCCAGGCACGTCGCGAGATGTACGCCGACGCCGTGATCGAGCCAGGCATGGTCTTCACCATCGAGCCCGGCCTCTACTTCCAGGTCGACGACCTCACGGTCCCCGAGGAGTACCGCGGCATCGGCGTCCGGATCGAGGACGACATCCTCGTCACCGAGGACGGCGCGGAGAACCTCTCCGCCGGCATCCCGCGCACCGCGGACGAGGTCGAGGCCTGGCTCGCGCGCTGA
- a CDS encoding DUF3107 domain-containing protein — protein sequence MEIRIGILNSPREIGFETSQPASEIEQAVKTALETDAKLLALKDDKGTSYLIPTAGIGYVELGTEESRRIGFVG from the coding sequence GTGGAAATTCGCATCGGAATCCTCAACAGCCCTCGCGAGATCGGCTTCGAGACCTCGCAGCCGGCGTCGGAGATCGAACAGGCGGTCAAGACCGCGCTCGAGACGGACGCCAAGCTGCTCGCACTCAAGGACGACAAGGGCACCAGCTACCTCATCCCGACCGCGGGCATCGGCTACGTCGAGCTCGGAACCGAGGAGTCCCGCCGCATCGGATTCGTCGGCTGA
- a CDS encoding DEAD/DEAH box helicase → MTALTGISVTFSDLGVDQDIVDALTSKGIIEPFPIQEQTIPLGLAGQDIIGQAKTGTGKTFGFGIPIVQRLGLDPAPGVKTLVVVPTRELAVQVSEDIEILISNRSTTLVSIYGGKAYEGQIEQLKAGAQIVVGTPGRLIDLNNQRLLDLSGITEMVLDEADKMLDLGFLADIEKLFSKTPAARHTMLFSATMPGPIVALARRFMSKPIHIRASDPDEGLTQANIKHLIYRAHSLDKDEVISRILQAEGRGKTVIFTRTKRAAAKLVEELTDRGFNAAAVHGDLNQEQRERAMASFKAGKRDVLIATDVAARGIDVDDVTHVINHTIPEDEKTYLHRVGRTGRAGKTGIAVTFVDWDDLHKWALINRALEFGQPEPTETYSSSPHLFTDLGIAEGTKGRLKPAKAVEPAPRREGSRSAGGRDGSRTGGGRDGSRTSGGRGGERGGRGGDRTQPTSTRLESQPSTRAHSRTHDAASTDTVDRSAPAAGTHDGHGPEHRDGNSAPRRRSRTRRTAPPAPTA, encoded by the coding sequence ATGACTGCACTGACAGGTATCTCCGTGACTTTCTCTGATCTCGGTGTCGACCAGGACATCGTCGACGCCCTCACGTCCAAGGGCATCATCGAACCATTCCCCATCCAGGAGCAGACGATCCCCCTCGGGCTCGCCGGCCAGGACATCATCGGCCAGGCCAAGACGGGCACGGGCAAGACCTTCGGGTTCGGCATCCCGATCGTCCAGCGCCTCGGCCTCGACCCGGCTCCCGGCGTCAAGACCCTCGTCGTCGTCCCGACCCGTGAGCTCGCCGTCCAGGTGTCCGAGGACATCGAGATCCTCATCTCGAACCGCTCCACGACGCTCGTCTCCATCTACGGTGGCAAGGCCTACGAGGGGCAGATCGAGCAGCTGAAGGCCGGCGCCCAGATCGTCGTCGGAACGCCCGGCCGTCTCATCGACCTCAACAACCAGCGTCTCCTCGACCTCTCGGGCATCACCGAGATGGTGCTCGACGAGGCCGACAAGATGCTCGACCTCGGCTTCCTCGCCGACATCGAGAAGCTCTTCTCCAAGACCCCAGCCGCGCGTCACACGATGCTGTTCTCGGCGACCATGCCCGGTCCGATCGTGGCCCTGGCCCGCCGCTTCATGAGCAAGCCGATCCACATCCGGGCGAGCGACCCCGACGAGGGGCTCACGCAGGCCAACATCAAGCACCTCATCTACCGCGCGCACTCGCTCGACAAGGACGAGGTGATCTCGCGCATCCTGCAGGCCGAGGGTCGCGGCAAGACCGTGATCTTCACGCGGACCAAGCGTGCCGCCGCGAAGCTCGTCGAGGAACTGACCGACCGCGGGTTCAACGCCGCGGCGGTGCACGGCGACCTGAACCAGGAGCAGCGCGAGCGGGCGATGGCGTCGTTCAAGGCTGGCAAACGCGACGTCCTGATCGCCACCGACGTCGCCGCCCGTGGCATCGACGTCGACGACGTCACCCACGTCATCAACCACACGATCCCCGAGGACGAGAAGACGTACCTCCACCGCGTCGGCCGTACCGGTCGTGCCGGGAAGACGGGTATCGCCGTCACGTTCGTCGACTGGGACGACCTCCACAAGTGGGCGCTCATCAACCGCGCCCTCGAGTTCGGCCAGCCGGAGCCGACGGAGACCTACTCCTCGAGCCCGCACCTGTTCACCGACCTCGGGATCGCCGAAGGCACGAAGGGCCGACTGAAGCCCGCCAAGGCCGTCGAGCCCGCTCCGCGACGCGAGGGTTCGCGGAGCGCAGGCGGACGCGACGGTTCCCGGACCGGCGGTGGACGCGACGGTTCGCGGACCAGCGGCGGTCGCGGTGGTGAGCGCGGCGGACGCGGAGGCGACCGCACCCAGCCGACCAGCACCCGGCTCGAGTCCCAGCCGAGCACCCGCGCCCACTCGCGGACGCACGACGCCGCCTCGACCGACACCGTCGACCGCAGCGCGCCTGCGGCAGGCACACACGACGGCCACGGTCCGGAGCACCGCGACGGCAACAGCGCTCCCCGCCGTCGGAGCCGGACGCGCCGCACCGCACCCCCGGCACCGACGGCGTAG
- a CDS encoding UrvD/REP family ATP-dependent DNA helicase has protein sequence MTVPDASDDPTGAVRDAGRAPAGDPAVGMGVRLDDSQDAVLRLADDRSAVVLGAPGTGKTTTLIEAVAERVHSRGLRTDEVLVIASSRSSAQVLRDRLEARVARATPGSLARTAISLALEVIAGSGAFAGSGRPRLLTGGEQDQTIAERLLGDEQDATGPLWPAELGPEVRRLQGFRTELRNLMERSVEHDVAPAELRRLGTEHGRPEWVASAGFIEGFLADDWRGHLTPAAALARAVRLLDEQEPGTGVLRSLRVVFVDDAQEATHGVLQLFAALARHGVAIVAFGDPDLTTGAFHGARADALGRFAEVLGRPVDTLVLEQVHRGTPDIRATVRGVAERIGTAGAGLHRTAAPPVDDAETPEHSVVTVAAGSPAEQIAVVARFLRERHVLDGVAWADMAVVVRSGGLIPAIERGLSSLEVPTRASTGGAPLRDHPFVRSVLLAMSVALGRTPLDAEVVTELLHSALGGLDSIGVRRLRAALRHADLAEGLDRSADRLLEEAFAVPGALIGLETPSAARARSLADSLAEASAQAAAGASAEELVYGLWSRSRLERSWVSLSKGSGQAAEEANRDLDAITQLADAARTFVEAEPDTPASVFLDRLLEQTVGDDSLAPTGLREAVTIATPAALVGTAFDTVVVAGMQDGVWPNLRVRDSLLGASELVELLEGTATATADARRAVLHDELRLFAQATSRAHRSLMVVAVVDDDHQASPFLTLLPEPDPHRASLSPLSLRGLVGTLRRSLTRRIRPADPAERAASASALAILATAGVPGAPTEEWYGVAAPSSTAPLHDPAVEELPVSPSRMEAFEECPLHWAIARLGGGASGFASGLGTIVHAALEHAESSDEAALWAAVEDRWDELHFEADWEGAATKRRAAELVHRLSAYLHDAERAGVTSIGNESRFSLRIPIGELGGAAVLGGSIDRVELVPDTDGTRRVVIADLKTGSSAPRQDREVADMAQLGAYQLALASGAIAGTEGLLSGGAKLIVVSAGTKRKEYYDPAQPAFDDEALERFRERVLSDAIGMAGAVFEARVGTHCHDPFAFGECAIHVVPAVSS, from the coding sequence ATGACCGTTCCCGACGCCTCCGACGATCCGACGGGTGCGGTCCGTGACGCGGGCCGCGCGCCCGCCGGCGACCCGGCTGTCGGCATGGGTGTCCGGCTCGACGACTCGCAGGACGCCGTGCTGCGGCTCGCGGACGACCGGTCCGCCGTCGTACTGGGGGCTCCCGGCACGGGCAAGACCACCACGCTCATCGAAGCGGTGGCGGAACGCGTGCACTCGCGCGGCCTGCGCACCGACGAGGTGCTCGTCATCGCCTCCTCCCGGTCGTCGGCGCAGGTCCTCCGCGACCGCCTCGAGGCACGGGTCGCGCGCGCCACACCCGGATCCCTGGCGCGCACCGCCATCTCCCTCGCCCTCGAGGTCATCGCGGGCTCCGGGGCGTTCGCCGGTTCAGGACGACCGCGGTTGCTGACGGGCGGCGAGCAGGACCAGACCATCGCCGAGCGACTCCTCGGCGACGAACAGGACGCGACCGGTCCGCTGTGGCCAGCGGAGCTCGGTCCCGAGGTCAGGCGCCTGCAGGGGTTCCGCACCGAGCTCCGGAACCTCATGGAACGCAGCGTCGAACACGACGTCGCGCCAGCCGAGCTACGTCGGCTCGGTACCGAGCACGGGCGTCCGGAGTGGGTCGCGTCCGCGGGCTTCATCGAGGGGTTCCTCGCCGACGACTGGCGCGGACACCTCACGCCCGCGGCGGCCCTCGCCCGCGCCGTCCGGCTCCTCGACGAACAGGAACCGGGGACGGGCGTGCTCCGCAGCCTGCGGGTGGTCTTCGTGGACGACGCCCAGGAGGCGACCCACGGCGTCCTGCAGCTGTTCGCCGCGCTCGCCCGACACGGGGTCGCGATCGTCGCGTTCGGCGACCCCGACCTCACGACGGGTGCCTTCCACGGTGCCCGTGCCGACGCCCTCGGGCGGTTCGCCGAGGTGCTCGGCCGCCCGGTGGACACGCTCGTGCTCGAGCAGGTCCACCGCGGGACACCGGACATCCGGGCGACGGTCCGCGGCGTCGCCGAGCGCATCGGCACGGCCGGCGCCGGACTCCATCGCACGGCCGCGCCACCGGTCGATGACGCGGAGACGCCCGAGCACTCCGTCGTCACCGTGGCGGCCGGTTCCCCGGCCGAGCAGATCGCGGTCGTCGCACGCTTCCTCCGCGAGCGCCACGTCCTCGACGGTGTCGCGTGGGCCGACATGGCGGTGGTCGTCCGCAGCGGCGGGCTGATCCCGGCGATCGAACGGGGTTTGTCCTCCCTCGAGGTGCCCACCCGGGCGAGCACCGGCGGAGCACCGCTGCGCGACCACCCGTTCGTCAGGTCGGTCCTCCTCGCCATGTCGGTGGCGCTCGGGCGGACGCCGCTCGACGCCGAGGTCGTGACCGAACTCCTCCACAGCGCGCTCGGCGGACTGGACTCGATCGGGGTCAGGCGACTCCGGGCCGCGCTCCGCCACGCCGATCTCGCTGAGGGCCTCGACCGCAGCGCGGACCGCCTGCTGGAGGAGGCGTTCGCCGTCCCCGGTGCACTCATCGGACTCGAGACGCCCTCCGCCGCCCGCGCCCGCTCACTCGCCGACAGCCTCGCCGAGGCGAGCGCGCAGGCAGCGGCGGGCGCGTCCGCCGAGGAACTCGTCTACGGCCTCTGGTCGCGGAGCAGACTCGAGCGCTCCTGGGTCTCGCTGTCGAAGGGCAGCGGTCAGGCCGCCGAGGAGGCGAACCGCGACCTCGACGCGATCACCCAGCTGGCCGACGCGGCACGGACCTTCGTCGAGGCGGAGCCCGACACCCCGGCCTCCGTCTTCCTCGACCGCCTGCTCGAACAGACGGTCGGCGACGACTCCCTCGCGCCGACCGGCCTCCGGGAGGCGGTCACGATCGCGACGCCCGCCGCCCTGGTCGGTACCGCGTTCGACACGGTCGTCGTCGCCGGCATGCAGGACGGCGTGTGGCCCAACCTGCGGGTCCGCGACTCACTGCTCGGCGCCTCGGAGCTCGTGGAGCTGCTGGAGGGCACGGCCACGGCGACAGCGGACGCACGACGCGCGGTCCTCCACGACGAGCTCCGACTCTTCGCCCAGGCGACCTCCCGTGCGCACCGGTCGCTCATGGTGGTCGCGGTCGTCGACGACGACCACCAGGCGAGCCCGTTCCTCACGCTGCTCCCGGAACCCGATCCGCACCGGGCGTCCCTGTCGCCCCTGTCGCTCCGCGGCCTCGTCGGCACCCTGCGTCGCTCGCTCACTCGCCGGATCCGCCCCGCGGACCCTGCCGAGCGTGCCGCGTCCGCCTCGGCCCTGGCCATCCTCGCGACAGCGGGAGTACCCGGCGCCCCGACCGAGGAGTGGTACGGCGTGGCCGCACCGAGCTCGACGGCACCGCTGCACGACCCCGCCGTCGAGGAGCTGCCGGTCTCCCCGTCCCGCATGGAGGCCTTCGAGGAGTGCCCGCTGCACTGGGCGATCGCCCGACTGGGCGGCGGTGCCTCCGGGTTCGCCTCCGGGCTCGGCACGATCGTGCACGCCGCGCTCGAGCACGCGGAGTCCTCCGACGAGGCCGCGCTCTGGGCAGCGGTGGAGGACCGCTGGGACGAACTCCACTTCGAAGCGGACTGGGAGGGCGCGGCGACGAAACGGCGTGCGGCGGAACTCGTCCACCGGCTGTCGGCGTACCTCCACGACGCGGAGCGGGCGGGCGTGACCTCGATCGGCAACGAGAGCCGGTTCAGCCTCCGCATCCCCATCGGTGAGCTGGGCGGCGCGGCCGTGCTCGGCGGCTCGATCGACCGCGTCGAGCTCGTGCCCGACACCGACGGGACACGGCGCGTCGTGATCGCCGACCTCAAGACCGGCAGCTCGGCGCCGAGACAGGACCGGGAGGTCGCCGACATGGCGCAGCTCGGCGCCTACCAGCTCGCGCTGGCGTCCGGCGCGATCGCCGGTACGGAGGGGCTGCTGAGCGGTGGCGCGAAGCTCATCGTCGTGTCGGCAGGCACGAAGCGCAAGGAGTACTACGACCCGGCCCAGCCGGCCTTCGACGACGAGGCCCTCGAGCGCTTCCGCGAGCGTGTCCTGTCGGACGCGATCGGCATGGCGGGAGCGGTGTTCGAGGCCCGTGTCGGGACCCACTGCCATGACCCGTTCGCGTTCGGCGAGTGCGCCATCCACGTCGTCCCGGCGGTGAGCTCATGA
- a CDS encoding ferritin-like fold-containing protein has product MARWFARRRRPGTQTPRLRSREDAVQATRVDLHELAPSTADYLGQVAQLQLGFFMTLSFAVEHAPNDADRETLAEAAATALRKHQALLAWLRRTSDDPGAVLEPYARTRDEFQAILRTGTWDELLLGVLVARGFLDEFFAQLARGLDGADARDLAAIVAPGPEEDPLVGILHRVIASHPERASTLAMWGRRLLGDTMLVARSALVTESKALPDDARVEPVYTELIANHTRRMDALGLTA; this is encoded by the coding sequence ATGGCTCGTTGGTTTGCACGACGTCGGCGTCCCGGCACGCAGACGCCTCGTCTGCGCTCGCGGGAGGACGCCGTCCAGGCGACCCGCGTCGACCTCCACGAGCTCGCGCCCAGCACCGCGGACTACCTCGGTCAGGTGGCGCAGCTGCAGCTCGGGTTCTTCATGACGCTGTCGTTCGCCGTCGAGCACGCTCCGAACGACGCCGATCGGGAGACGCTCGCAGAGGCCGCCGCCACGGCGCTGCGCAAGCACCAGGCGCTGCTCGCGTGGCTCCGGAGGACGAGCGACGACCCGGGCGCCGTGCTCGAACCCTACGCACGCACGCGGGACGAGTTCCAGGCGATCCTGCGAACCGGTACCTGGGACGAACTCCTGCTGGGCGTCCTCGTGGCGCGGGGCTTCCTCGACGAGTTCTTCGCGCAGCTCGCACGCGGCCTGGACGGAGCGGACGCCCGGGATCTGGCTGCCATCGTCGCCCCCGGTCCCGAGGAGGACCCGCTCGTCGGGATCCTGCACCGGGTGATCGCATCGCATCCGGAGCGCGCTTCGACGCTCGCGATGTGGGGCCGCCGGTTGCTCGGCGACACCATGCTCGTCGCCAGGTCGGCCCTCGTGACCGAGAGCAAGGCGCTGCCGGACGACGCCCGGGTCGAACCGGTCTACACGGAGCTCATCGCGAACCACACCAGACGGATGGACGCGCTCGGGCTCACGGCCTGA
- a CDS encoding magnesium transporter MgtE N-terminal domain-containing protein, which produces MSATRVFVARLAGCTVFDPAGDRVGKVRDVLVVYRTGKPPRVVGLIVEIPGKRRVFVSIGRVTSIGAGQIITTGLINVRRFEQRGGEVRVIAELFGRRVVFRTTGEEATIEDVAIEEQGPGEWQVSQLFVRRPKTTASPFVKGPTTFATWNELREEQELGEAQSAEQLIATYADLKPADLANTLLDLPRDRMIEVAEELSDDRLADVLEEMPETDQVQILGQLDDDRAADVLDQMQPDDAADLIAQLPEDRGEHLLELMEPEEAEDVRMLLRFDPETAGGLMTTEPIILSADATVAEALASIRRSELAPALAAGVCITLPPYESPTGRFLGMVHFQRMLRYPPHERLGTLLDQSLDPVGVRTSAAEVSRILASYNLVQVPVVDEQHRLLGVVTIDDVLDYLLPDDWRSIDENDELPPSEQRLGSNGRRAGRGTSSPQ; this is translated from the coding sequence GTGAGTGCAACCAGAGTGTTCGTCGCCAGGCTCGCCGGGTGCACCGTCTTCGACCCCGCGGGCGATCGTGTCGGCAAGGTCAGGGACGTGCTCGTCGTCTACCGCACCGGCAAACCACCGCGGGTCGTCGGCCTCATCGTCGAGATCCCCGGCAAGCGCCGCGTGTTCGTCTCGATCGGCCGCGTGACGAGCATCGGTGCCGGGCAGATCATCACCACGGGACTCATCAACGTCCGCCGGTTCGAGCAGCGCGGTGGCGAGGTACGCGTGATCGCCGAACTCTTCGGCCGACGTGTCGTCTTCCGGACCACCGGCGAGGAGGCGACGATCGAGGATGTCGCCATCGAGGAGCAGGGGCCCGGCGAGTGGCAGGTGTCGCAGCTGTTCGTCCGCCGCCCGAAGACCACCGCCTCCCCCTTCGTGAAGGGCCCGACGACCTTCGCCACCTGGAACGAGCTGCGCGAGGAGCAGGAACTCGGCGAGGCGCAGTCCGCCGAGCAGCTCATCGCGACCTACGCCGACCTGAAACCGGCCGACCTCGCGAACACGCTCCTCGACCTCCCGCGCGACCGGATGATCGAGGTCGCTGAGGAGCTGTCCGACGACCGACTCGCGGACGTGCTCGAGGAGATGCCCGAGACCGACCAGGTGCAGATCCTCGGCCAGCTCGACGACGACCGCGCGGCTGACGTCCTCGACCAGATGCAGCCCGACGACGCCGCCGACCTCATCGCCCAGCTCCCCGAGGATCGCGGAGAGCACCTCCTCGAGCTCATGGAACCGGAGGAGGCGGAGGACGTCCGCATGCTGCTCCGGTTCGACCCGGAGACCGCGGGTGGTCTCATGACGACCGAGCCGATCATCCTCTCCGCCGACGCCACCGTCGCGGAGGCCCTCGCGTCGATCCGCCGCTCCGAGCTGGCTCCCGCGCTGGCCGCAGGCGTGTGCATCACTCTGCCGCCGTACGAGTCGCCCACCGGACGCTTCCTCGGGATGGTGCACTTCCAGCGCATGCTCCGATACCCGCCGCACGAGCGCCTCGGCACGCTGCTCGATCAGAGCCTCGACCCGGTGGGCGTCCGTACCTCCGCCGCCGAGGTCTCGCGGATCCTCGCCAGCTACAACCTCGTCCAGGTGCCCGTCGTCGACGAACAGCACCGCCTGCTCGGGGTCGTGACGATCGACGACGTGCTCGACTACCTGCTCCCCGACGACTGGCGCAGCATCGACGAGAACGACGAACTCCCGCCGTCGGAACAGCGGCTCGGATCGAACGGAAGGAGGGCAGGTCGTGGCACGAGCTCCCCGCAATGA
- a CDS encoding general stress protein, which yields MSDPRQFGRKGAPALGVIPRGETVASYESYESAQAAISSLAHTDFPVKEISIVGSDLKSVERVTGRLSYGRAAGAGAVSGAWLGLFLGLVLVIFNPETNLMLLGAAVLMGAAFGMLFGIVSYSVTRKRQEYTSATLVVATRYDLIVGGELANRARNLLERGPESDAG from the coding sequence ATGAGTGATCCGCGACAGTTCGGCCGGAAGGGCGCCCCGGCGCTCGGCGTCATCCCGCGAGGCGAGACGGTGGCCAGCTACGAGAGCTACGAGTCCGCGCAGGCCGCGATCTCGTCGCTCGCCCACACCGATTTCCCGGTCAAGGAGATCTCGATCGTCGGCAGCGATCTCAAGAGCGTCGAACGCGTCACCGGTCGCCTCAGCTACGGCCGTGCTGCGGGAGCCGGTGCGGTCAGCGGTGCCTGGCTCGGACTGTTCCTCGGGCTCGTCCTCGTCATCTTCAACCCCGAGACGAACCTCATGCTGCTCGGTGCCGCGGTGCTCATGGGTGCCGCGTTCGGCATGCTGTTCGGCATCGTGTCGTACTCGGTGACCCGCAAGCGGCAGGAGTACACCTCGGCCACGCTCGTCGTCGCGACGCGCTACGACCTCATCGTCGGCGGTGAGCTCGCGAACCGTGCACGCAACCTCCTGGAGCGCGGCCCGGAGTCCGACGCGGGCTGA